A single Pseudomonas lutea DNA region contains:
- a CDS encoding YciC family protein produces the protein MNPLTILQDSLYFFRRNFGSILTLCLPLVILEALTKQLIGFGQGPGTVQLLVGLLFYPLYTGALILFLDAKTRGEEPPKANLFAAALRLWPMFAVLTALSTLLIMAGMSLFILPGVWVMIKLVLSEYLLVLRGMGPLEAMRESFRMTQGHVLRIFTCVLCVYIPLSLLEALSYYVLPDQQSPMLSIAVDSISSFLQLFISVVMFRLFMLIDTPARST, from the coding sequence ATGAATCCGCTGACCATTCTGCAAGACTCGCTGTACTTCTTCCGACGCAACTTCGGCAGCATTCTTACGCTGTGCCTGCCGCTGGTGATTCTGGAGGCACTGACCAAGCAGCTAATCGGCTTCGGCCAAGGCCCAGGGACCGTGCAATTGCTGGTCGGTTTGCTGTTTTACCCCCTCTACACCGGCGCACTGATTCTCTTTCTGGACGCCAAAACCCGCGGCGAAGAGCCGCCCAAGGCGAATCTGTTCGCGGCGGCGCTGCGCCTGTGGCCCATGTTCGCAGTGCTGACCGCGTTGAGCACGCTGTTGATTATGGCCGGCATGTCGCTGTTCATCCTGCCGGGCGTGTGGGTGATGATCAAACTGGTGCTGTCGGAGTACCTGCTGGTGCTGCGTGGCATGGGCCCGCTTGAGGCAATGCGTGAAAGCTTCAGGATGACCCAGGGCCACGTGCTGCGCATTTTCACCTGCGTGTTGTGCGTTTACATTCCGCTGTCGCTGCTGGAAGCCCTGAGCTATTACGTATTGCCGGACCAGCAAAGCCCGATGCTGTCGATCGCGGTGGACAGCATTTCCAGCTTCTTGCAGTTGTTCATCAGCGTGGTGATGTTCCGGCTGTTCATGCTCATCGACACCCCTGCCCGGTCAACCTGA
- a CDS encoding DUF2076 domain-containing protein, producing the protein MNSEEQTLIDGLFGKLKQAETESAPRDAQAEALIKEHLTRQPAAPYYMAQSILVQEVAIKQLETQSRQRDEQIQQLQAELQRLRSAAPAAPSNSGGGFLSSIFGGGSREPQAQQPASSFSRPSSPQPSTGGWRDSGPASPPPYNAPQQNYAQPQQNYAQPQQAPAAPVGSGFLGGALKTAAGVAGGVMLAEGISSLFHHNSQPQEIVEIIQEQPALPAAEHDQGGSGGWGDDQQRVTGNDNTGNDAWGSDPNGFADTDYGGDTGGGMFDDDDSFV; encoded by the coding sequence ATGAACAGCGAAGAACAAACCCTGATCGACGGCTTGTTTGGCAAACTCAAACAAGCGGAAACCGAATCGGCCCCCCGTGACGCGCAGGCCGAAGCGCTGATCAAGGAGCACTTGACTCGCCAGCCTGCCGCGCCTTACTACATGGCGCAGTCGATTCTGGTGCAGGAAGTCGCGATCAAGCAGCTGGAAACTCAGAGCCGTCAGCGCGACGAGCAGATCCAGCAATTGCAGGCGGAATTGCAGCGTCTGCGATCTGCAGCGCCAGCCGCGCCGTCCAACAGCGGCGGCGGGTTCCTGTCGAGCATCTTCGGCGGCGGCTCGCGTGAACCGCAGGCTCAGCAGCCGGCTTCGTCTTTCTCCCGGCCATCGAGCCCGCAGCCTTCCACTGGCGGCTGGCGTGACAGCGGTCCTGCAAGCCCGCCGCCCTACAACGCGCCGCAGCAGAATTACGCTCAGCCACAGCAAAACTATGCCCAACCGCAACAGGCCCCGGCTGCACCGGTCGGCAGTGGCTTTCTGGGCGGCGCGCTGAAAACCGCAGCAGGCGTGGCCGGTGGTGTGATGCTGGCCGAGGGCATCAGCAGCCTGTTCCACCACAACAGCCAACCGCAGGAAATCGTCGAGATCATCCAGGAACAGCCGGCATTGCCTGCCGCCGAGCATGATCAAGGCGGCAGCGGTGGTTGGGGTGATGATCAGCAGCGCGTGACGGGAAATGACAACACCGGCAATGATGCCTGGGGCAGTGATCCAAACGGGTTTGCCGACACCGATTACGGCGGCGACACAGGTGGTGGCATGTTTGATGACGACGATTCGTTCGTCTGA
- a CDS encoding NYN domain-containing protein encodes MRRIAVFADVQNLYYTVRQAHGCHFNYAALWADISQRGEIVEAYAYAIDRGDSKQQQFQQILRNLGFTVKLKPYIQRSDGSAKGDWDVGITIDIMDVAPNVDEVVLASGDGDFDLLLERIISKHGVEAIAYGVPGLTANSLIRAASRYVPIEGGLLLRA; translated from the coding sequence GTGAGAAGAATCGCGGTCTTCGCCGACGTACAAAACCTGTATTACACAGTACGTCAGGCTCACGGTTGCCACTTCAACTACGCCGCCCTGTGGGCCGACATCAGCCAGCGTGGCGAGATCGTCGAGGCGTATGCCTATGCCATTGACCGTGGCGACAGCAAACAACAGCAATTCCAGCAGATCCTGCGCAACCTCGGTTTCACCGTCAAACTCAAGCCTTACATCCAGCGCAGCGACGGCTCGGCGAAAGGCGACTGGGACGTGGGCATCACCATCGACATCATGGACGTCGCGCCGAATGTGGACGAGGTGGTGCTGGCGTCGGGCGATGGTGATTTCGACCTGCTGCTGGAGCGCATCATCAGTAAGCACGGCGTCGAAGCGATCGCCTACGGCGTGCCCGGGTTGACCGCGAATTCGTTGATCCGCGCCGCCAGCCGGTATGTGCCGATTGAAGGCGGGTTGCTGCTCAGAGCCTGA